A window of the Streptomyces sp. NBC_00454 genome harbors these coding sequences:
- a CDS encoding carbohydrate ABC transporter permease has product MSTLSSLGNKAGKRVGADARRYWIGLAGRYATLLLMLVIMLGPIVWQFLTSIRGRTENVYDGVLPSQPTLDNYFRVAESFPLLQYVGNTLTVALLAITSNMLFAAMGGYALSRAAWKGRKIVFTVLVATLMFPFESVMISMFLTVREMGLVDTLIGVWLPGAVSVLNIMIMRSAFLSVPKEVEEAAVLDGANEWTRFTRVFLPAAKGALAVVCITSFMGAWDDFLWPLLVLTNSDNYTLQLGLKTLAGATTVSDQRIIAAGAMAALIPMMLLFFALQRFFFKGVGEGAVKT; this is encoded by the coding sequence TTGAGCACCCTCTCTTCCCTCGGAAACAAGGCGGGCAAGCGCGTCGGAGCCGACGCCCGGCGGTATTGGATCGGCCTCGCCGGCCGGTACGCCACGCTCCTCCTGATGCTCGTGATCATGCTCGGGCCGATCGTCTGGCAGTTCCTGACCTCGATCCGCGGCCGCACCGAGAACGTGTACGACGGCGTACTGCCCTCGCAGCCCACCCTGGACAACTACTTCCGGGTCGCGGAATCGTTCCCGCTCTTGCAGTACGTCGGCAACACCCTGACGGTGGCCCTCCTCGCCATCACCTCGAACATGCTGTTCGCGGCCATGGGCGGGTACGCCCTCTCCCGGGCCGCCTGGAAGGGCCGCAAGATCGTCTTCACCGTGCTGGTGGCGACGCTGATGTTCCCCTTCGAGTCCGTGATGATCTCGATGTTCCTCACGGTCCGCGAGATGGGCCTGGTCGACACCCTCATCGGAGTCTGGCTGCCCGGCGCGGTCTCGGTCCTCAACATCATGATCATGCGCTCCGCCTTCCTCTCCGTACCCAAGGAGGTCGAGGAGGCCGCGGTCCTCGACGGCGCGAACGAGTGGACCCGCTTCACCCGGGTCTTCCTCCCCGCCGCCAAGGGCGCCCTGGCCGTCGTCTGCATCACCAGCTTCATGGGCGCCTGGGACGACTTCCTCTGGCCCCTGCTGGTCCTGACCAACAGCGACAACTACACCCTCCAGCTCGGCCTCAAGACCCTGGCCGGAGCCACCACCGTCAGCGACCAGCGGATCATCGCCGCCGGGGCGATGGCCGCCCTGATCCCGATGATGCTCCTCTTCTTCGCCCTCCAGCGTTTCTTCTTCAAGGGCGTCGGCGAGGGAGCCGTCAAGACCTGA